Within the Phaseolus vulgaris cultivar G19833 chromosome 9, P. vulgaris v2.0, whole genome shotgun sequence genome, the region GATTCAAGTCAATAAATAGAACTGCCTTAAACTCTTGGCATCTAGTTGCCACTTCCCGTTTCATTGTCATTTTTCCATCACAACTGGACAGTAAATCATCCAACAAAACCATTGAACAGACATGATTTCTCAGAAATTAGATTCAAATCTAGTAGTGAGCAGAAAGGGGCAAAAGTTGAGAAGCTTCAGTCCAACTAAATGTGATGTATTATCAATaactaggaaggatgcaaaacATCATTACATGATCCTTTCTTGTGCACAagagaaaagtaaaaaattcaAAGATTCTAATTTCAAAACAGAGAACCCCCTTTACAAAAACTAATAAACTAAATCTTCTTTATGAGACAGAGTAGAAACTTGCTTCCTAAACATCTAGATTCCTGTAGCCAGACTCTTGTCCTACAGGTTAACTCTCAAATTTATGATATTACAGATTAGGCACCATATTATTAAAGGTCTTTAAGGGTTGGTTTTTCATATAGCATTGCAGTCATGCTAAATATCAAGTTGCCATAAACCAAATAGCTCTTGTTTTCACTTTGAAACTTCCATCTCTTGTGCCATTTAACTGAATTTATGTCATTCCCTCAAGTCTCAAACCAGAAAACAAACTTTTACAAGACATCACTGACGGAAAGATCTTAAGCCACCTACACCAAATCTTTCAGTGAACATTCTGATTCTTTTCACAAGAGCCTTTTAGTGATAATTTCAATTTGCGTAACAGGAAGACAGTGCAAATCTTTTATGAAAGATGCTAGTCCAAAAAACCTCATATTCAGGATTTGATAGTAGTTCAAGATCCTGAATATCATAAAATAGCACAGAAGCAGCAACTGTAGCATTTGAATtgttcaaaattaatataagcCCAATCATAATTCCAAcgtgaagaagaacataaataaattaCCAGGTTGAGAACATGAATGAGAGCCTTAATCCGATTTTCATCCAAAGTGTGAATGTTTTCCTCAACCCATTTGCCGAGGACCAAATCGAGTTCCAGGAACCCTCTTTGCTTGCTTCTATACAACAGCctgttgaagaaaaaataaagcaaattaaaaaaaaaaagttagaaaataACAGTTTCACCATTGAAAAAACTGATAAagctaaaaaaagaaaaacacgaACTGGTTAAACAAGCGTCTTTTGCTTTCTTCGTTAGATAAATCGATTTCCAGGGATTGGGTTTGCGTGTGGGACGAGAAAGGGGTAAACCTGGAATAACCAAAAAAAGGCCTGCAGAAAACAATACCCTTAGTCCAAagggaaaaaagaagaagaagtgaaGGTGTGATTGAAGGGTACCTGAGAGTGTGAGTAGGGTTTGTGGAAGTAGCGATGGTGGCTTTGTTGGAATTGATGACTCTGTAGACGTTGATCGCAGCTTTTCTGAAACTCGCCATTAGAAGCACAACTCAATTTTGAAATGAATTTGATTGGAATGTTTTTTTCTCCGGCGATTCGTGAAGAAGGTAGATACAATTCTACACAGTTTTCACCATGAAAAGTATGAACTTTAATTCCTCTGTGTAAAAACCATTTTTACCATCCAAAAGTAATTTTTTGTGACCTTATGAGAActaatattagttttaaaatacttagaagttattttaattttttaaatagttcTTATTTATCTATTCCTACATATAAATGGAATTCCCCTCTTAACTTAACTGATCTTCatttttttcccattttatctttatattaatatttaattttattattgtattatggtcattgtgtcatttcttattttttctaccATACTTGGTATACGTAGTGGGGCGGTTTTGAATCGAAAGAGAGTTGGAAGAATGGTTTTGAATGGAAAGAGATGTTGAGGAACAATTATGAATTAAAAGAGAGGTGGATGAGcggtttaatttattttcaaaatcagttacattttattaatattttatatattaatattttattttattcttatttttattattttgtaactgttttttatatataatttttttaaaagaacagTTAAATATAAAGAGAATTCTCTTATATAACCGTTTTTGGTTATTTTGTAgacaattttgaatttaattttctatttgttgtttttgtttttgaataAGCAGAAgggtttttcattttatttacgAAACAATTTGAATCAAACAATTTGAATCAGCGAGAGCAGTTCTCGATTTGATAGAGAACCATTTATCATTTGATTTACACAACAGTTTTCAATTTGATTCAAATACATTTTTCATTTCCTCATTTCTTACCTTTTTATTCCTTCAATCAACGAAATCTAATGTAAACTCTCATTTTCTCTCTGTTGATGTTGTTCTGTCTCTCTGTGGATGTTGCTTTTGATTTTCCAGAGAAAGTGGAGAACAAGATTGAGAAGTCGATGTGGTTTCATGCGATTAGTCCTttaaacttgatttttttttcaaaccaaAAGAAAACCGTGAGGGGGAGTCTGAGAAAAAGAGGGAGCAATCCAAACACCCAAATTCACGCGAAGATTTCATCATCTTTCTCAGTCACATTGTGCTTCGTTGCAAGTTCGTTTTGCATTGTGATTAACAAGGTTTTGCCTTCAATTTCTCGATTAATTTTACTCCAAAGTCAAGATGAAGACTAATGAAACTTTTTATTACAGTTTGTGTGTTTATGCTTGAATTAATACATGATGACCTGTGCAGGCTGGACTTGCTAAGGCTTATTGAACCTGACTCAGGTACGTGTGTGCTTGCTTCTGCATAAATAAATCCAtgaattatagtttttttttatttaattatagtttttatttgttttctatttttggtGTGGTGAGATTTTAAGAcattgtttgcaaacccaaaaaAAATACTTGCAGTTAGGGATTCGTATATGTCATAACAATTTTATCTTTGTATTTGTGAGAGGTTTGTTTTAagttttcttaatatattcaacCTTGGTTACTTCATGAAGAATGACCTACATGAACTGGAGAGGTGAAAAGTGCTTCCTTCAAGATGTGGCTTGTGGGACATGATTTTAGTGATGCAAGTATTGCTGCTAAAGAAAACACAAAACCTGATATGGAGATTGTAACAAGGGTAATGGGACTTGAAGTTGGATATCTGATCATACCAATAATTATTTTCCGTGTGCAACCCAACGCAACAACATTCCAAATGTTCATATAATGAATTGGTGGTTGTCTTGTTATCTTTGAATTTAGGTTATTGAAGCAATTGATCAAATCCGATAAGAACTCTGCCTCATTTGTAGGATATAGTCCTTGGGGTACCATATAGACCATATGGAGGTAACCCTTTTGTAATGGCTTTCTTGAATTGATTAGGattagtaatttattttaaataatgaatagttgtagttatttttatatttttatgttgaaAGGTGTGCTCCCTCTCTTcttctataataatttattatttatgtttctctctcctcttcccttttttatctttttttgtttcttttataataatttattatttacgtcCCTCTCCTCTCCACTAACTATaccaacattttttaaaaataccatTATCTTTGAGTTGATCTGAGTTTTAATGGGatcattcattttttaaattgtttttgttcaatatttctgtaatataaaaatgtgtatatttaattgttgtataatataacaaaagcggtagattttaattttttttaaacaaaaagaatttaacaaaaaaaatcaatagatacaagtttattatttgttttttttaattttttttattcgcGGTTAGTTTGAGATTTTATAGAAAAGGGTGCTGATTATTAAGGTAGTGTTAAAAAGGTATtgattattaatgttttaaaataaataattaatattattttgaaaaattaatatattttgatgtcATAGATGAAAATCTTTTATTCCACTTTTTTTTTGTGAGTATCATTTggaagtaaaatattttatttgttctcacttaaTGAAGAGATTggtactttaattttattttttgttatcacCTAACTGGTAGGATAATGGAGAGATtggttacttttctgttttaaactgatattcttttttattaaataagcatatttttaattttaaaattttattttatgtgttcTCGCTTAAGTGACAGGAAAGTGGAGAGATTGGTGCCTTTTAGTAGGGAAGAGTGGAGAGAGGATGAAATGTGGATTTATGGACGGTTACTTTTTTAGGCAAAAAAGTGATATATAAGAAAACTGTGAGagagaaataatataaaaacatctTAATGTCTCCAAAATCCTCCAAAATCTTAATTTTGAGAGATTATGAAAGAGTGATATATAAGAAAACTGTGAGagagaaataatataaaaatatgttaatgTCTCCAAAATCCTAATTTTGAGATTCTGAAACTCtattgttgttcttcttcacaTTTCATCACCGCCACTTCACCAAGCCTTCCTTATGCTattttgttcatctttgttctCTTTTGTCCATATCTGTTCTGTTTTATAATATGGGTGAAGTTGTTGATCACTCACAAGATCTTTGTTCACCTTATCATGTTATTCATGAGATAATTCATCCTTGAATAGAGTTTGATTTCTCGTGTTACACAACAAGAGAGGTAATTTTTTTGGTAATCAATACAAGACAATGATTGCTACTAGCAAAGGAGGCTGTAAAGACAATGCTACGACCTAGGGCATAGGTGGTGGATATGGAAGAGGAAGCTATGGAAGAAgatatatttacaaaatttgcAGTCATTGTGGAAAGACAGGAcataccattgatacatgctataTAAAGCATGGTTTTCCACctcatttcaaatttaaaaatcagaacCATGATCAAAGTCATgcagtttttcagaatacaaattttaataataatgggcaaaatcatgaaggttcaaagtcagaagtggagtctcaacaaattCATTTTACTCCTAAGtagtatcaaacattgttagctcttttacaacagGTCAAATCAATCCAGTGACAATGTTTCTAGTCAAGTCTCTGTTATTCCTTCCAACATGACAACACAAACtggtaataaatttatttcttcctttagttcttggattattgatagtggtgctactAATCAtatttgttcatccttaacttaTTTCGCTTCATATCAACAAATTCATCCTATTTATGTTAAATTACCAAATGGTAAtcaagtcattgccaattattctggaagtgtttttctcaatcaagaTCATGTCATAGACAATGTTTTTATATATTCCTTGCTTCACCtttaatcttctttcagtaacaaaattgattgataaattatcttgtgttcttacctttgatTCTAATGGTTGTCAGATCCAAGACAAAAACTCATTGAAAATAATTGGTTCTGCTAAGATGCAAGATATactttatatactcaggatTCAATCTTACCAGAAACTTCAAATTAAACTCATCAAAtctacacacatcatcaatactgttaatgtcagtgctagtgatctagaaaccctttggcaTTTTCTATTAGgttatatttcaaataaatgtattgatgttatcaagaataaatttccttttgttaaatataacaaatcttttgtttgtgatgtttgtcattttgcaaagcaaaaaaggctttcttttcctattagtacatctaaataaaataaaataaaatgatttgattcatgtagatatttggggaccatcttcaataccatcaattcatggccataaatatttattgaccatagttgatgactattcgaggtacacatgaatttttcctttaaaacaaaaattttaagttgtcaaggttttggaatattttatcgtttttgttcaaacacaatttgatacaacaataaacataataagaagtgataatgagactgaatttttcatgactaatttCTTTGTCAATAAAGGAATAGTACATCAAGcatcatgtgtcaatactccacaacaaaatggtatagttgaaaggaaacatggtcatttattaaatgtagcaagagctctcatgatacaatctcatttacccaaaatttattggcCATATTTTGTGATACATGTTGCgtatattataaacatgcttcccacacatgttttaaactattcttttcctcatgaaatgctttaCAAAACTGAAGTAGATTTTAttggattaaaggtgtttggttctttatgttatgctagTACTTTGTCAaccaatagaaaaaaatttgatccaagggcatcaaaatatgtttttattggttttaaaaaggggacaaaatgatatattttgttgaatattcaataagaaaaatatttatgtctagggatgttgtcttttacgaacatgtttttccatatcaaagggttcaagatactagcaatGAAACTAACAGTCCTGACATTTATGATCAAATTTTTGTTTGCTGAAGATCAACAAGTATTGAGACGGCCATCACAAGCCATTCTTGAACCTTGTGATAAtgcaccttgtgataatgcaccttgtgataatacacattgtgataatgttgaaaataatAGTGATAATAATTGTGAGTCGCACATTGAGGTTTCAGAAGAAATTTGTtcccatatagaccaaaacctcaatgaagATCATTAAATAGGACAAAATTCTGAATCAGATCCATCTGTCTAAATGAGTACAAGAATAAAAAGACCACTTGAGTATTTAAAGGGTTATCATTGCAATCTTAATGTTTTCAAtacatcttcaagagttaaatatcctttgaattttgttttgtcttataacaatttatcaccttcttacaaatcttttgttatgtttatttcttcacatgttgagccaaacatgtattctgaagctgtgaaacatgactgttggagaaaagcTATGCAATGTGAGATATTtgctttagagtcaaatcaaacttggaAGGCTGCTCTTCTGCCTAAAGACAAAGTTGtcataggttgcaaatgggtattcaaaataaaatataaggttgatgggacaattgaaaggtataaagcaaggttagtaGCAAAGGGATACACACAAACAAaaggcattgactaccttgatactttctatctataattgggaattgaaacaattagacataaacaatgcatttttacatggagatttgaatgtagatgtatacatggttgctcctcctgaaggatcttttacaacattattggtgtatgtggatgatataatattggcaTGAAATGATAAAGAATTGATTGCTCAAATTAAACAAACATTCAAGATTAAGGATCTTGGGGATTTAAGATATTTAATGGtgaatcaaaggaaatatgcattggaattgTTAACAGATGCAGGTCTTTTAGTCTGCAAACCTGCATccactcctattgataatcatgaaAAATTTCTTCTAATGGAGGTATTCCTTTCACAGATATTCAAGCCTACAAAAGATTGATTGAAAGACTTATCTATCTCACTAATACCCAACTTGACATAACATTTtctgtgcaacaactttctcagtTTCTTGCTAAGCCTATAATTTCTCACTATACTGCAACGATTAGAATTCTCAGATATATTAAAGGAGCTTCAagtcttggtttatttttctcttccaataCTTCTTCTCATCTAAAAGTCTTTTGTGAAAGTGATTGGGGCACCTgtagtgattcaagacaatcagtgactAGTTTTAGTGTGTATTTTGGGAATTCTCTCATATCCTGGAAATCATAGAAGCAAGGCACAATATCAAAGAttgtgaagctgaatacatGACAATGACCACggttacatgtgaaattcaatggctaacttatcttcttcaagattttaaagtcttttgagcaaccatctcttttatactaTACTGTGACAATGACTCAGCAAGATACATTGTAGCAAATCCATCTAGTGTTTCACGAGCGTAcgaaacatatagaaatagattgtcacgttgttatggaaaaattaaagaagggtctcatcCTTTTACTTTCCATTTCCACCACATAGCAACTGATTGACATTTATAccaaagttttaagtcctcaatctttGAAGAGTATTGTTTCAAGCTGGATCCCATCAATATTTGCTCCCCAGCTTGAGGGATATTAAAGTATATGGATACAAACGTTATagaaaaatgttaatattaattgttttttgtgtttgtctattatgattctagtatttattgattgattatttctttttctttagttaGAGTTAGAATGAGTGTacaacttgtatatattcagactatTCGTTCTgatttgaatataataaaagagatattcattcttaTATCATTTGTCTTCCTTATACTCTTTTGTTGATCTTTGTTCTCTTTTGTTCATATGTGTTCTACCATTCTTATGGTTGTATTTTAGTAAACTTACACAACACATACATAGATAAATCCTTCCAACCAAGGACACATGATGAAATAACCTTATTTGTGTTTTCAACTTTATTTTAGTACATTGCTTTCCAATTTTCAACTAGCTATTTGAAGCAACTGGGATCTTAATAACAATCagcagtaaaaaaaaaaaaaaaacttttgcaACATTGAGTGACCAGTATATAGAAAGTCAAAAGCTTGGCACGCCAGAATGTCGGAGAGGAATATCCAATTAAATTCCCCTTTTCTCCTTTCCTTTTTGGATCCTCGTGTTAAACACCAACAAAACAAACTTCATACGATAACAgggtaaaataataaaatatctgaACTAAAAAGGTAGAATAAAAAACATCACAATTACTTGCAGGTTTCTCGATCTCCACTGTTTCAGTTCACCAACTTTGACTACTTTCTCCCCTCTTTCCCGCATTTACTACACTGCGTTTCCGACTAACCACACCGGAGCCTCAGATCTGGAATTCGAATGGTCGGATGACCGGAAACGGCGTCGTTTCCATGGATCACCTCCTCGCGGCGTTGGGGGAGACGAAGGAGGAGAGGGAGGTTCGTATTCGGAGCCTGTTCAATTTCTTCGACGCTGCCAACAACGGTTACTTGGACGTCGCTCAGATAGAGGTTGGTTTGTCGGCGCTGCAGATTCCGCCGGAGTACAAGTACGCCAGGGAGCTCTGCGAGGTTTGCGACGCCAACAGCGATGGCAGAGTGGAGTACCACGAGTTCCGCCGCTACATGGACGACAAGGAGTTGGAGCTTTACCGCATCTTCCAAGCCATTGATGTTGAACACGACGGCAACATTATCCCTGAAGAGCTCTATGAAGCCCTTCTTAAAGCTGGTACAGCTATTTATTTAGGTTTCTGTCCCATTCCTGCTCCTCAAATGTAACTTGCTTTTATATTGGATAAACTTGCTCTTATGTGtatgattaaaaaatacaaaataaaaagtaaagtgaatttattttattcatttaacttttataataattaagttTCTTAAAAGTTGACATGTATAGTTGATTTtacttcaaaaaatatttttttattttcttttcatgttGTTTACAGAGCCTTTTACCCCAAAACAGTGAGTTAGTGGTGACCAATAAGATTTTTGCAAAAACTAAACGTGTTTAGTTTATGTTTGCTAGAATCAATAAAGCTTGTTCTTGAAAGCAGGCATGAATAAAAAGAGAGAAGATATAGCTTTTCTATTTAGTtgaaaaattttatattaaattttagtaTTCAAAATTAAGGTAATTTGGAATCAAGTTTGGTAACACAGCAAAACACAGAGTTATGAGGTAAGACGTTGACATTTGATGTTTTGGCTGGCTGATAACGTTTTTCTGTGAGTGAAGTAAGGTTGTTTTTAGTAGGAAACCGATTTGTTGATTCTGTAATTGGAAAGAGGTTTGCTTTCTATTTTTGGCGGACATTTGTTGCCAATCAGAACAATTATGCTTGAGGAATGTTAGAGAGACGTGAGATGTTTTATATCTCCTTGGTACGTGTCTTTTTAATTATGTCCTGTGTATTTTTTAGTCTGGTTTCATTCTTTGGATCTGCATGATGCTGGAGATATGGGAAGGCTGGTTCAGTTTCTTATGATGGATTCTGTTGTGTTTGTTACTTCTTTGCATGCTTAGATTTTGGTATGCCAGTGCCATAATCTGCTCTAGTATGTGCACTTTTATTGGATTTTGAAGATGGTTTTCTAATATTCTTGATAGCTTTTGCCGAAGCTTTTTCGATGTTTTCTGTTTCTCCCTAATAGCATTTATAATGAGCTTGTGCAGCTTCAATGCTGCAGGGATTGAAATGGATGACGAGGAGCTTGCTCGCTTTGTGGACCATGTTGATAAGGATAACAATGGAATTATCACTTTCGAGGAATGGAGAGATTTTCTTCTACTCTACCCTCATGAAGCAACTATTGAAAATATATATCATCATTGGGAGAGGGTGTGCCTTGTGGACATTGGAGAGCAAGCTGTGATTCCTGAAGGCATCAGCAAGCATGCGAACCGGACCAAATACTTTCTTGCTGGTGGAGTAGCAGGAAGTATTTCTCGTACAGTAACTGCACCTCTTGATCGTCTGAAGGTGGTTTTACAAGTTCAAACTGCACATGCTTCTATCATGCCAGCAGTAACGAAGATATTGAAGCAAGATGGTCTGTCAGGATTTTTCCGAGGTAATGGATTGAATGTTGTGAAGGTAACACCAGAAAGTGCCATCAAATTTTATGCTTTTGAAATGCTGAAAAAGGTAGTTGGAGAGGCTCAAGGCAGCAAGTCGGATATTGGTACTGCTGGGAGGCTTTTTGCAGGAGGTATGGCTGGTGCAGTTGCACAGGCTGCTATCTATCCAATGGATCTCATTAAAACAAGGTTACAGACTTGTCCCTCTGAAGGTGGAAAGGTTCCTAAGCTGGGAACACTTACAATGAATATATGGGTTCAAGAGGGACCTCGAGCTTTCTACAGAGGGCTTGTTCCATCTTTGCTTGGCATGATTCCCTACGCAGCCATTGATCTCACTGCATATGATACCTTGAAAGATATGTCCAAGAGACATATTCTTCAGGATAGGGGTATGTTATTACTGAAGCCACAAAATCTCCTGAATTGGCTGATTTTATAAGCAGCTTCAATTTTTTTACGATAGCTTGATTCTTAAAAGTTTTTCTCCTTAGAGTGAGATCTTTTACTCTTTTTTCTCCTTCATAGAACCTGGTCCTCTAGTACAACTAGGATGTGGGACAATTTCTGGGGCTGTTGGAGCTACTTGTGTCTATCCACTGCAGGTTATTCGGACAAGGTATTTTCCTCACTGGTCAGTCAGTATTTTACTCTTTCTTTGTTCTCCTTCCCCAAAAGAATTGATGGGTTGAAGGATGGTACAAGTCACCTTCCTTAAAGCtggtttttttgttttaagttaTGGATGTTCTTTACTGATAATTTTCCATTACCATCTTTCTCAGACTGCAGGCACAATCTTCCAACGCTTCCGATGCATACAAGGGGATGTTTGATGCCTTTCGGAGAACTTTTCAGCTTGAAGGATTTATAGGTTTCTACAAGGGACTGTTTCCAAATCTCCTCAAAGTTGTGCCGGCTGCAAGCATTACTTATGTGGTCTATGAAAGTATGAAGAAGAATCTAGATCTGGATTAGGGTACCTATGTTTCCAGGCAATAAAAAAGCCCGTTTTGAAGTATCAAGAATTGAGCTTAG harbors:
- the LOC137821170 gene encoding calcium-dependent mitochondrial ATP-magnesium/phosphate carrier protein 3 isoform X1, whose translation is MTGNGVVSMDHLLAALGETKEEREVRIRSLFNFFDAANNGYLDVAQIEVGLSALQIPPEYKYARELCEVCDANSDGRVEYHEFRRYMDDKELELYRIFQAIDVEHDGNIIPEELYEALLKAGIEMDDEELARFVDHVDKDNNGIITFEEWRDFLLLYPHEATIENIYHHWERVCLVDIGEQAVIPEGISKHANRTKYFLAGGVAGSISRTVTAPLDRLKVVLQVQTAHASIMPAVTKILKQDGLSGFFRGNGLNVVKVTPESAIKFYAFEMLKKVVGEAQGSKSDIGTAGRLFAGGMAGAVAQAAIYPMDLIKTRLQTCPSEGGKVPKLGTLTMNIWVQEGPRAFYRGLVPSLLGMIPYAAIDLTAYDTLKDMSKRHILQDREPGPLVQLGCGTISGAVGATCVYPLQVIRTRLQAQSSNASDAYKGMFDAFRRTFQLEGFIGFYKGLFPNLLKVVPAASITYVVYESMKKNLDLD
- the LOC137821170 gene encoding calcium-dependent mitochondrial ATP-magnesium/phosphate carrier protein 3 isoform X2, whose amino-acid sequence is MDDEELARFVDHVDKDNNGIITFEEWRDFLLLYPHEATIENIYHHWERVCLVDIGEQAVIPEGISKHANRTKYFLAGGVAGSISRTVTAPLDRLKVVLQVQTAHASIMPAVTKILKQDGLSGFFRGNGLNVVKVTPESAIKFYAFEMLKKVVGEAQGSKSDIGTAGRLFAGGMAGAVAQAAIYPMDLIKTRLQTCPSEGGKVPKLGTLTMNIWVQEGPRAFYRGLVPSLLGMIPYAAIDLTAYDTLKDMSKRHILQDREPGPLVQLGCGTISGAVGATCVYPLQVIRTRLQAQSSNASDAYKGMFDAFRRTFQLEGFIGFYKGLFPNLLKVVPAASITYVVYESMKKNLDLD
- the LOC137820319 gene encoding succinate dehydrogenase assembly factor 2, mitochondrial — its product is MASFRKAAINVYRVINSNKATIATSTNPTHTLRPFFGYSRFTPFSSHTQTQSLEIDLSNEESKRRLFNQLLYRSKQRGFLELDLVLGKWVEENIHTLDENRIKALIHVLNLENPDLWKWISGQEQPPESVSTNPVFAAVHERVMKNLDSHSAPEVRATPGQPWVSGWDDIQKGQHGPVSGNQ